The following are from one region of the Ananas comosus cultivar F153 linkage group 20, ASM154086v1, whole genome shotgun sequence genome:
- the LOC109725408 gene encoding germin-like protein 8-14: MAPIFLCFLLFLLPTPNTATQDFCVGDLTAPDTPSGYPCKKVSAVTVDDFVFSGLGVPGNTSNLIKAAVTPAFVSTFPGVNGLGISAARIDIAPDGVVPLHTHPGGSELLVVLEGCIYAGFISTANDVYTQSLGPGDAMLFPQGLLHFQINSGDTAAVAIASFSSPAPGLQITAFALFANSLPSPLVEKVTFLDDDEVKKLKAVLGGSG, translated from the exons atGGCTCCGATCTTTCTATgcttccttctctttctcctcccaaCTCCGAACACCGCGACGCAGGACTTCTGCGTCGGGGACCTGACGGCCCCTGACACCCCCTCCGGATACCCCTGCAAGAAGGTGTCTGCCGTCACCGTCGACGACTTTGTGTTCTCTGGCCTCGGCGTGCCCGGGAACACGTCGAACCTCATCAAGGCCGCCGTCACCCCCGCCTTCGTCAGCACGTTTCCCGGCGTCAATGGGctcg GCATCTCCGCCGCGCGGATCGACATCGCGCCGGACGGCGTCGTCCCCCTGCACACGCACCCGGGTGGCTCGGAGCTCCTCGTGGTGTTGGAGGGCTGCATCTACGCCGGGTTCATCTCGACGGCGAACGACGTCTACACCCAGTCGCTCGGCCCCGGCGACGCCATGCTCTTCCCCCAGGGCCTGCTGCACTTCCAGATAAACAGCGGCGACACCGCCGCGGTGGCCATCGCCAGCTTCAGCAGCCCCGCCCCGGGCCTGCAGATCACCGCCTTCGCGCTGTTTGCCAACAGCCTGCCGTCGCCGCTCGTCGAGAAGGTCACTTTCCTCGACGATGACGAGGTCAAGAAGCTCAAGGCCGTGCTCGGCGGCTCCGGATGA
- the LOC109725966 gene encoding uncharacterized protein LOC109725966, translated as MSIALERRARIGGSGFAQGLARFPIYDAAAAAAGAPAPPPRRSSPEEEAAAAEWSSSSIGRNSDISAAAEEGEAEGEEAEVQSSYKGPLDALDALEESLPIRRGISKFYCGKSKSFTVLTDAPSSSTSAEGLAKPENAYTRKRKNLLAFSIMCNKPQYEESMTTEGSVAKRAASSSRSPFSPLARSSSGMSSSYSNEEEHEQNLQQLPPLHPNGRASATTTTFASPIASSPSETPSFPLRSFSLNDLRGVVSSSSSIHPRVKHKSD; from the exons ATGTCGATCGCGCTAGAGAGGAGGGCGCGGATCGGAGGGTCGGGGTTCGCCCAGGGGCTCGCGCGCTTCCCGATCtacgacgcggcggcggcggcggcgggggcgccgGCGCCTCCGCCGAGGCGGAGctcgccggaggaggaggcggcggcggcggagtggAGCTCGTCGTCGATCGGGAGGAACAGTGATatctcggcggcggcggaggagggggaggcggagggggaggaggcggaggtgCAGAGCTCGTACAAGGGCCCCCTCGATGCGTTGGACGCGTTGGAGGAGTCGCTCCCGATTAG GCGCGGCATCTCCAAGTTCTACTGCGGCAAATCGAAATCGTTTACGGTGCTCACGGATGCTCCATCCTCATCTACCTCCGCAGAGGGCCTGGCCAAGCCAGAAAACGCCTACACAAGGAAGCGAAAGAACCTCCTCGCCTTCAGTATTATGTGCAACAAACCACAGTACGAAGAATCAATGACCACAGAAGGTAGTGTCGCAAAACGAGCCGCGAGTTCCAGCAGAAGCCCTTTCTCCCCTCTCGCTAGAAGCTCTTCCGGCATGAGCAGCAGCTACAGCAACGAAGAGGAGCACGAACAAAACCTGCAGCAACTCCCGCCCCTTCACCCGAACGGAAGAGCCTCTGCTACTACTACAACTTTTGCTTCTCCGATCGCTTCCTCGCCATCCGAAACACCGTCCTTTCCCTTGAGGTCATTCTCGCTGAACGATCTTCGCGGTGTGGTTAGTTCGAGTTCGTCGATTCACCCGAGGGTTAAGCACAAGAGTGATTAG
- the LOC109725646 gene encoding isoleucine--tRNA ligase, chloroplastic/mitochondrial isoform X7, whose product MKIINSTKYSRGTVSFTRRSCQTVLAAHLLSIVRVIAPILPHMAEDVWQNLPFEYVMEDGLVPKFVFELKWPSLKGDWLAMEADDVDFWNTILELRSEVNKVLENARIGKLIGSSLEAKVILHAADGATLTKLREMCSATNDADALHRIFITSQVETVNSLSDEFLSTVPYTGKYTSQRTSEVWVGVTHADGAKCERCWNYSPQVGSFVDHPTLCARCYGVVDVQPLPAAAGVC is encoded by the exons ATGAAAATTATCAATTCTACAAAATATTCCAG GGGTACAGTTAGTTTTACAAGAAGAAGTTGCCAAACAGTTCTAGCAGCACATCTTCTCTCGATCGTCAGAGTTATCGCTCCCATTTTGCCACACATGGCGGAGGATGTATGGCAAAATCTCCCTTTTGAATATGTCATGGAAGATGGTTTGGTCCCTAAGTTTGTTTTTGAGCTAAAATGGCCAAGCTTGAAAGGAGATTGGCTTGCAATGGAAGCTGATGATGTCGATTTTTGGAATACAATACTTGAG TTGAGATCAGAGGTGAATAAAGTTTTGGAGAATGCTCGAATTGGGAAGCTAATAGGATCCAGCTTAGAAGCGAAGGTCATTCTCCATGCTGCGGATGGGGCCACATTAACCAAGTTACGTGAAATGTGCTCCGCCACCAACGATGCAGATGCTTTACATCGCATATTTATTACATCTCAG GTTGAGACCGTGAATTCGCTGAGCGACGAATTTCTATCGACTGTACCATACACTGGTAAATACACAAGCCAGAGAACAAGCGAAGTCTGGGTCGGCGTGACTCATGCCGACGGTGCGAAATGCGAAAGGTGTTGGAATTATTCGCCCCAGGTCGGATCATTCGTCGACCACCCTACGCTCTGCGCTCGCTGTTATGGTGTTGTTGATGTTCAACCACTTCCAGCCGCAGCAGGTGTGTGCTAA